The DNA segment AATGGCGGAGAGTACACTAAAGGTGGGACAGGCTTATACGGTATCCCATCTGTAGGATGGGTAGCAAAGGCATTCGGCAGAGATAATGTATATTTTGGCGGGGGGATGTTTGCAACATCCGGGCTTGGCGTTGATTATGCCCAGATTACCATGATGCCCGCTGCACCGCCAAATATCCCAAATGACGTTACATTTAATGGATATAGCGGCATCCAATTCTGGAAGATGGCTCCGACTGTTGCATGGAATGTCAGCGGGATGCCTGTGAGCGCCGGCATCTCATTAAATGTGGATTACATGTCAGTTACCATACGACAGAAATTCCAGAATGTACCATTTTGGACCACGCCGGGCGGTCCTTCGGGTACACCGGTTCCTTCTGATATAACTCAGATGGATGTCAATTTTGATCTTGGCCGCCCTACTAATCAGATTGGTTATGGAGCGAGTGCCGGAATCCTTTATGATTTGGATAAACTTATTACTATAGGTGCATCATATACAAGCAAGCAGTTCTTTGGAGACAGTACATACCGCATTGGGAAAGATGATATTAAAAATTTTAATGGTGCAACAGGCGACCAGGGAGTCTACAGGATGGACTTAGATTTCCCCCAGCAGGCTGCTATAGGCATAGCTGTAAGGCCGAATGATAAATTTTTAGTGGACTTTGATGTAAAATGGATCAACTGGTCCGACACTCATGATAAGGTAACTTTCAAGGGACCGTCCAATTCATTTGACACCGATTCAACAGCCGGCGGTGATTCAAGTTCCACGAAGCTCAATTTCGGGTGGGATGATCAATATATATATGCACTTGGGATTCAGTACAAGGCAAGCCCCAAATTAAATATCAGGGCAGGCTATAATTATGGAAAATCGCCGCTTAATAAACGGGATGTATTTAATAACCTTATTTTCCCTGCAGTTGTTGAAAGACATACAACAATAGGATTTGATTATCAGCTCGGGGAACACTGGGGAATTGGCCTTACATATATGAAAGCCGCCAATAAAACTTTAACAGGAAAGAGAGATGTGCCGCCAGGTTTTGATTACATGACACCATTCGAGGCAAACTCTGACATAAAGATATCTCTTGAAGAAACTTCATTAGGGATGCTGTTGTCGTATCGTTTTAATTAAGCCCCCTTCCCCTTAATCCCCTCCCGCAAGGGGAGGGGAAATCAAGTGCCGGTAGTTGCAAATCAATATATCTTCCTGTATTATATTTTAAAACCTGAACAACAGGAGAAAACATTAACAGGAGGAAGTTTGAATGGAAACAACACTTGATAAGGCGAGGGTAGAAGAGGTCCTCGATATGATACGGCCGGCATTACAGAGAGACGGCGGAGATGTAGTTCTTGTAGGTCTTGATGGAAACAAGGTGATGGTAAAGCTGGTAGGAAACTGCTCCGGATGTCCAAGCTCTACTGTTACATTGAGGCTTGGGGTAGAGCGGCATCTGAAGGCCATGATCCCTGAAATTGAAGAGGTAATTTCAGTTTAGTATTAATACCCTCCCCCTAAATATTATATAAAGTTATGGATAAAGCAATAGAAAAACTTCTTAACACTAATATGGCCATCAGGCATGGAGAACGTGTCCTTGTATTTACTGACCACATGCAGGAGGGAAGACTTGTACCAAAAGAGATGGACCGGTGCAGACGCCTTGAAAAGGCCGCAGGACAGTTAGCTGAGATCTCAGGTAGGATAACAGATACACAGTTCTACATATATGACTCTCTTCCGAATAATGGATATGAACCGCCTGAACCTGTGTGGCAGATGGCTTTTGGGCAAAAGGCATTACAGGATTTAAAAGGAGCCGGGATATTAGAGCGGCTGATAAATAAAGAGGCTATTGCAGGTGATGTTGAAAAGGCATTTGAGATATTGAAACCTCATGAGGCTGACTTAGTTGATGTCATAATAGGCATGGCAAATTATTCTACAAGCCACACCCGCTTCCGGCATCTCCTTACAAAGATTAGAGGGGCACGCTATGCCAGTATGCCTCTGTTTGACCCTGATATGTTCTATGGCCCAATGGATGTGGACTGGAATCTTGTTGCACGAAGGTCTGAACATATCGCAGGACTTGTAACAAAGGCTGATACTGCGATAATGAGATGTCCTATGGGCACTGACATAAGGATGGGATTGAAGGGACGCAAAGGATTTGCTGACACTGGCTTCATTACTGAAAAGGGGAGCTTCGGTAATCTGCCTGCGGGCGAGGTATATGCTGCCCCTGTTGAAGGTACTTCAAACGGTGTTATGGTGCTGGACTGGTCTACAACAAGAAAACTAAACCCGCCGGTAACACTTACAATGAAAGATGGAAAGGTCACAGATATGTCAGGGGATATTGAATTCCTGAAGTATCTTGAGAATATATTTAAGTTAAGCCCAACCGCAGTCGGTCTGGCTGAACTCGGTATCGGTACTAATGAAAAGGCATCAAGACCTGACAATATACTTGAGGCTGAGAAGATACTCGGCACAACTCACATTGCATTGGGAGACAACACCACATTCGGCGGGACAACAAGTGCCAATTTTCATGAAGACTATGTATTCTTTTCACCTACACTGATTCTTGAATATGAAGACGGGACATCTGAGACCATCATTGATAACGGTAAATTGAACATCCCTTTATAAATATAACCACAGAGGCACTGAGACACAGAGAAAATATTGGGGATTTTAGATTTTTATTAAATATAAACTCTGTGCCTCCGTGTCTCTGTGGTTAAGAAGTTCTTAATTTTTGGAGAGTTTATGAGAACAGATTGGTTAAAAGGCCGCAACGGCAATGTAACCCAGATGCATTATGCAAGGCAGGGTGTTGTCACTGAAGAGATGACGCACGTTGCGAAGGTTGAACACCTTGAACCTGAATTCGTGCGTAATGAAATAGCCGAAGGCCGCCTCATAATACCTGCAAACATAAATCATCCTAACCTTATTCCTATGGGCATCGGCATATCTGCAACATGTAAGATAAACGCCAACATAGGCAACTCATCAATTACATCATCAGAAGGTGAAGAGCTTGAGAAGCTGAACCTCTGCGTAAAACTTGGAGTAGATGCAGTAATGGACCTGAGTACAGGCAGGAATATCCATCAAATACGGGACTGCATTATAAAGAACAGCCCTATTCCTGTAGGCACTGTCCCGATTTATGAGGCCGTAGAGGGTGTAAACGAGATACATGAACTATCCATAGATGACATATTAGATATTATAGAGGTGCAGGCCCAACAGGGCGTAGACTTCATGACCATCCACAGCGGACTGCTCCATGAATTTCTTCCGATGGCATCAAAGAGGCTTATGGGCATTGTCTCAAGGGGCGGGGCCATAATCGCTCAATGGATGGCTTATCATAATAAGCAGAATCCCTTCTATACACACTTTGACAGGATACTGGAGATATGCAAGAGGTATGACGTAAGCCTGAGCCTCGGTGACGGTCTGCGTCCGGGCTGTCTCAGCGATGCGAGTGATGAGGCACAGTTTGCAGAATTATCAATACTCGGTGAGCTTACGTTAAAGGCATGGGAAGAAGATGTACAGATAATGATAGAAGGACCTGGTCATGTCCCGTTAGATCAGATTGAGATGAATATCAAGAAGGAGATTGAGGTCTGCCACGGTGCACCGTTCTATGTGCTTGGCCCGATTGTAACGGATATAGCACCAGGTTATGACCATATAACATCCTCTATCGGTGCAACAATGGCGGCTTATGCCGGTGCTTCTATTCTATGCTATGTTACCCCAAAAGAACACCTCGGATTACCAAACTTAGAAGATGTTCGTCAGGGGATAATTGCATATAAGATTGCAGCCCATGCCGCAGATGTCGCACGTCACAGGCCGGCCGCAAGAGACCGTGATGATGAAATATCACGCGCCAGATTTGCCTTTAACTGGAACCGCCAGTTTGAATTGGCCCTAGACCCTGACAGGGCAAGAGAGATGCACGATGAAACCCTGCCACAACCTTCATTTAAAGATGCATCATTCTGTTCCATGTGCGGACCCAAGTTCTGTTCAATGAAGCTCTATCAGGAAGTGCCGTCAAAGGCATAATAGGATTATCCGAAAATCCTATCATTAAACACAGCGGCACGAAGACACTTTCTCATATTTGTACTCAATTACCATGAACTGCCTTTTCCTGTCGCACACGTTCATGAAGCCAGACCTTTATCAGAGCTGCGCGGTCAATGCCGATCTCTTCCCGTATCTTATCAATTTCCTTTACCAGAGATTCTGCGATGTCCAATGTAATACGTACCTTTTTCCCATGTCGGATAACAGTTGCGCGGGATATGTCAATAAGATCATGCATATCTTCTCCTGAATCAAAGCGGCGGTCAAATTCAGTGCTATCTTTAGCCAGAGCTTTCTTTTTCATATAAACTTACCTCCTTTTCCCTTGCACGCCTGACTGAAATGATACGAATAGCATCGCTTCGCATAGTAAATATTGCTGTCCATATCTTTCCTTCAATAGTGCCTATCATAATTCTTCTATCCTCCAAAGGGTAGGGTGCGAGGATTTCAATACGGTTTTTATCTAACCATAACTTCTCTGAAGTTTTAAGATTTTTAATGATTACAAATTGACTACTGTCACGTGATGGTTTACAATTGGCAGGTGATTAAGACATTTGCTGACCGGTATACGCTGGAGCTATACGAGATGGGGAAGTCAAAGCGGTTTCCACCAGAAATCTGGAAGCGGGCAATGCGGAAAATGGAGTATGTTGACCTGGCAACCGGATTGGATGATTTGAAGGTTCCTCCTGGTAATCGGTTTCATGAACTGGAACTGGATCGGAAGGGGCAATATTCCATTTCAATTAACGACCAATGGCGTATTTGTTTTCGTTTCATTAATGGTGACGCTTACGACGTGGAAATAACAGATTATCACTAAAATGAGGTGCAGTATGGGTATTCCGAATACAAGAGTAAGAAAGGTTAGTCCGACCCATCCCGGCGAAATGCTGAGGGAGGATTTTTTGCCGGATTATGG comes from the Nitrospirota bacterium genome and includes:
- a CDS encoding outer membrane protein transport protein; this translates as MKRLIYAFIIHIIITFLCRTAMATNGYQLIGVGQAQKSMGGAVTAAPMDTMTAISNPAGMARVGERADFSMDAFMPVRYVDFSANGGEYTKGGTGLYGIPSVGWVAKAFGRDNVYFGGGMFATSGLGVDYAQITMMPAAPPNIPNDVTFNGYSGIQFWKMAPTVAWNVSGMPVSAGISLNVDYMSVTIRQKFQNVPFWTTPGGPSGTPVPSDITQMDVNFDLGRPTNQIGYGASAGILYDLDKLITIGASYTSKQFFGDSTYRIGKDDIKNFNGATGDQGVYRMDLDFPQQAAIGIAVRPNDKFLVDFDVKWINWSDTHDKVTFKGPSNSFDTDSTAGGDSSSTKLNFGWDDQYIYALGIQYKASPKLNIRAGYNYGKSPLNKRDVFNNLIFPAVVERHTTIGFDYQLGEHWGIGLTYMKAANKTLTGKRDVPPGFDYMTPFEANSDIKISLEETSLGMLLSYRFN
- a CDS encoding NifU family protein; translated protein: METTLDKARVEEVLDMIRPALQRDGGDVVLVGLDGNKVMVKLVGNCSGCPSSTVTLRLGVERHLKAMIPEIEEVISV
- a CDS encoding aminopeptidase, translated to MDKAIEKLLNTNMAIRHGERVLVFTDHMQEGRLVPKEMDRCRRLEKAAGQLAEISGRITDTQFYIYDSLPNNGYEPPEPVWQMAFGQKALQDLKGAGILERLINKEAIAGDVEKAFEILKPHEADLVDVIIGMANYSTSHTRFRHLLTKIRGARYASMPLFDPDMFYGPMDVDWNLVARRSEHIAGLVTKADTAIMRCPMGTDIRMGLKGRKGFADTGFITEKGSFGNLPAGEVYAAPVEGTSNGVMVLDWSTTRKLNPPVTLTMKDGKVTDMSGDIEFLKYLENIFKLSPTAVGLAELGIGTNEKASRPDNILEAEKILGTTHIALGDNTTFGGTTSANFHEDYVFFSPTLILEYEDGTSETIIDNGKLNIPL
- the thiC gene encoding phosphomethylpyrimidine synthase ThiC, yielding MRTDWLKGRNGNVTQMHYARQGVVTEEMTHVAKVEHLEPEFVRNEIAEGRLIIPANINHPNLIPMGIGISATCKINANIGNSSITSSEGEELEKLNLCVKLGVDAVMDLSTGRNIHQIRDCIIKNSPIPVGTVPIYEAVEGVNEIHELSIDDILDIIEVQAQQGVDFMTIHSGLLHEFLPMASKRLMGIVSRGGAIIAQWMAYHNKQNPFYTHFDRILEICKRYDVSLSLGDGLRPGCLSDASDEAQFAELSILGELTLKAWEEDVQIMIEGPGHVPLDQIEMNIKKEIEVCHGAPFYVLGPIVTDIAPGYDHITSSIGATMAAYAGASILCYVTPKEHLGLPNLEDVRQGIIAYKIAAHAADVARHRPAARDRDDEISRARFAFNWNRQFELALDPDRAREMHDETLPQPSFKDASFCSMCGPKFCSMKLYQEVPSKA
- a CDS encoding CopG family transcriptional regulator — its product is MKKKALAKDSTEFDRRFDSGEDMHDLIDISRATVIRHGKKVRITLDIAESLVKEIDKIREEIGIDRAALIKVWLHERVRQEKAVHGN
- a CDS encoding BrnT family toxin, with protein sequence MIKNLKTSEKLWLDKNRIEILAPYPLEDRRIMIGTIEGKIWTAIFTMRSDAIRIISVRRAREKEVSLYEKESSG
- a CDS encoding type II toxin-antitoxin system RelE/ParE family toxin; its protein translation is MIKTFADRYTLELYEMGKSKRFPPEIWKRAMRKMEYVDLATGLDDLKVPPGNRFHELELDRKGQYSISINDQWRICFRFINGDAYDVEITDYH